One Xyrauchen texanus isolate HMW12.3.18 chromosome 44, RBS_HiC_50CHRs, whole genome shotgun sequence DNA segment encodes these proteins:
- the lrrtm4l1 gene encoding leucine rich repeat transmembrane neuronal 4 like 1, whose translation MGPVMCDKRLVGLILLQASSLLLFSSGERMCPNSCHCEGKIVHCESAGFQDVPENISISCQGLSLRYNDLHTMFPYQFAHLNQLLWLYLDHNQITFVDSRAFQGVRRLKELILSSNRISLLHNVTFHGVPNLRSLDLSYNKLQELQPGQFYGLRKMQNLHLRSNGLTTIPVRVFLECRSLEFLDLGYNRLRILTRTAFLGLSRLMELHLEHNQFSRINFFLFPRLANLRTLYLQWNRIRAVNQGFPWSWYTLQKLDISGNEIQTLDPVVFQCLPNLQVLNLESNKLANVSQEVVAAWISLTTISLAGNMWDCGPGICPLVFWLKNFRGTKDTSIICSSPKHLQGEKVMETTKNYIDCDDYEITAQSPLYLQTFDPSFDLTPEPTMAPTTPPPLPSPASEAPIPPPQPQPPQRPTFPSHKNTDPRDSRQWIPSSSNSFLVTPAPEQDNVSFHKVVMGGVALFLSVSLILSVIFVSWKRYPGATRLLQQSSIVGRKRRKKSQEPEQSMSSQLQEYYMSYNPASTPEALEVLGNGTGTCTCTISSSRECENEYTCPRPLPGGWIGDLPTIH comes from the coding sequence GTCCTGTTATGTGTGACAAGAGATTAGTGGGCCTCATCCTCCTGCAAGCCTCCTCCCTCCTGTTGTTCAGTTCTGGGGAAAGGATGTGCCCCAATAGCTGCCACTGCGAGGGCAAGATTGTCCATTGTGAGTCAGCTGGCTTCCAGGACGTCCCAGAAAATATTTCAATTAGTTGTCAAGGCCTGTCCCTGCGCTACAATGACTTGCACACAATGTTCCCCTACCAGTTTGCCCATCTTAACCAGCTACTCTGGCTGTATCTGGACCACAATCAAATTACATTTGTAGATAGTCGTGCTTTTCAGGGGGTACGACGGTTGAAGGAGCTGATCTTGAGCTCCAATAGGATTTCACTGCTCCATAATGTCACTTTTCACGGAGTACCTAACCTCCGCAGTCTCGACCTCTCCTATAACAAACTGCAGGAGCTGCAGCCAGGCCAATTCTATGGTCTTCGGAAAATGCAGAATCTGCACTTGCGCTCCAATGGGCTCACTACAATCCCTGTCCGGGTCTTTTTGGAATGCAGGAGCTTGGAGTTCCTTGACTTGGGCTATAATCGGCTTCGCATTCTCACTCGTACCGCATTTCTGGGGTTATCTCGACTCATGGAACTCCATCTGGAGCACAATCAGTTTTCGCGAATCAATTTCTTTCTGTTTCCTCGCCTTGCTAACCTTCGTACCCTGTATCTACAATGGAACCGTATTCGAGCTGTTAACCAAGGCTTTCCGTGGAGCTGGTATACCTTGCAGAAGCTTGATATTTCTGGCAATGAGATACAGACACTAGATCCTGTAGTATTTCAATGCCTTCCCAATCTTCAGGTTCTCAACTTAGAGTCCAACAAACTGGCAAATGTTTCTCAGGAAGTTGTGGCTGCCTGGATCTCCCTAACAACCATTAGCCTTGCAGGTAATATGTGGGACTGTGGGCCAGGCATTTGTCCTCTTGTTTTCTGGCTCAAGAATTTCAGAGGCACCAAGGACACTAGTATAATCTGCAGCAGTCCCAAACACCTTCAAGGGGAAAAGGTTATGGAGACCACCAAGAACTACATTGACTGTGATGATTATGAGATCACTGCTCAATCTCCTTTGTATCTGCAGACCTTTGATCCAAGTTTTGATCTTACCCCTGAACCAACAATGGCTCCAACAACACCTCCACCCTTGCCTTCACCTGCGTCTGAGGCACCCATTCCTCCTCCCCAGCCTCAACCACCTCAACGTCCCACCTTTCCCAGCCATAAAAATACAGACCCCAGAGACTCACGTCAATGGATACCCTCATCTTCAAATAGCTTTTTAGTGACACCAGCTCCTGAACAGGACAATGTGTCTTTTCACAAAGTGGTGATGGGTGGTGTGGCACTGTTCCTCTCAGTGTCTCTTATCTTATCAGTGATTTTTGTCTCCTGGAAGCGATACCCTGGTGCTACCCGACTGTTGCAGCAGAGTTCAATTGTGGGTCGAAAGCGTAGGAAAAAGAGTCAGGAACCAGAGCAGAGCATGAGCTCCCAGCTCCAGGAATATTATATGAGCTACAACCCTGCATCCACACCAGAGGCCTTGGAGGTGCTGGGCAATGGGACAGGTACCTGCACCTGTACCATATCCAGCTCCAGGGAATGTGAG